One stretch of Chryseobacterium indologenes DNA includes these proteins:
- a CDS encoding glycoside hydrolase family 43 protein, giving the protein MKNLSLILALGFFQISFAQNPIIQTKYTADPAPMVYRDTVFLYTSHDEDDAFGFKMKDWLLYTSTDMVNWTDHGVVASLKDFKWVNTDNGAWAPQVVERNGKFYMYCPMPNNMGIGVLVADSPYGPFTDPIGKPLIKNSLDDIDPTVLIDDDGQAYLYWGNPNLWYAKLNEDMISLAGPITKDPSFAKVKDQPDPFKYQEGPWAWKRNGIYYMAYASKCCPEGIGYAMAKSPTGPWNYGGVIMDGDQRSSGNHPGIIDFKGRSYVFGFNHMLRMQTMSKHYERRSVSVTEIIYNADGTIQKLPFWTADGAKRVGTLDPYKKVEAETMAYSEGLKTEMVTEWERNQPYNRGKKITDRIIVTSINNGDYIKIQGVDFSKGVKSLDVNVASLYGGKIEVRSDALNGPVLGVVNVTGKGEGDLYKTINTPLKSVKGIHDLYFVFKGEKDLFYFDWWKFNEN; this is encoded by the coding sequence ATGAAAAATTTAAGTTTGATATTAGCATTGGGATTTTTCCAGATTTCTTTCGCTCAAAATCCGATCATTCAGACCAAGTATACTGCAGACCCGGCACCAATGGTTTACAGAGACACGGTTTTTCTTTATACCAGCCATGATGAGGACGATGCTTTCGGATTCAAAATGAAAGACTGGTTATTATACACTTCTACAGATATGGTCAATTGGACAGATCACGGTGTAGTGGCTTCGCTCAAAGATTTTAAATGGGTAAATACCGACAACGGTGCCTGGGCACCACAGGTTGTCGAAAGAAACGGTAAATTCTATATGTATTGTCCAATGCCGAACAATATGGGAATTGGTGTTTTAGTGGCGGACAGTCCATACGGTCCTTTCACCGATCCTATTGGCAAGCCTTTGATCAAAAATTCTCTGGATGACATCGATCCCACAGTTTTAATTGACGACGACGGGCAGGCTTACCTGTACTGGGGAAATCCCAATCTTTGGTATGCTAAACTGAATGAAGATATGATATCTCTTGCCGGACCAATCACCAAAGACCCTTCGTTTGCGAAGGTGAAAGACCAGCCAGATCCTTTCAAATATCAGGAAGGACCTTGGGCGTGGAAAAGAAACGGAATCTACTATATGGCTTACGCATCAAAATGTTGCCCGGAAGGGATTGGTTATGCCATGGCAAAATCACCTACAGGACCCTGGAATTATGGAGGCGTGATTATGGATGGCGACCAGAGATCCAGCGGAAATCATCCCGGTATTATAGATTTCAAAGGCAGATCTTATGTTTTCGGATTCAACCATATGCTTAGGATGCAGACCATGAGCAAGCATTACGAACGCCGGTCTGTCAGTGTCACAGAAATTATCTATAATGCAGATGGAACCATTCAGAAGCTTCCTTTCTGGACAGCGGATGGCGCAAAAAGAGTGGGTACTCTGGATCCTTATAAAAAAGTTGAAGCAGAAACGATGGCTTACAGCGAAGGCCTGAAAACAGAAATGGTCACAGAATGGGAACGCAATCAACCCTATAACAGAGGCAAAAAAATCACAGACCGTATCATCGTTACCTCAATTAACAATGGTGATTATATTAAAATCCAGGGAGTAGATTTTTCCAAAGGCGTAAAATCTTTAGATGTGAATGTTGCTTCTCTCTATGGAGGAAAAATAGAAGTACGTTCAGATGCTCTTAATGGGCCTGTGCTTGGCGTTGTTAACGTTACAGGAAAAGGTGAGGGCGACTTATATAAGACTATTAATACACCTCTGAAAAGTGTAAAGGGAATCCATGATTTATATTTTGTTTTTAAGGGAGAAAAAGACCTTTTCTATTTCGATTGGTGGAAATTTAATGAAAATTAA
- a CDS encoding TIM-barrel domain-containing protein — protein sequence MSFTKMNTKTSIITVIMFCGMVNVRAQSYQKTESGLKFSADHMNVEVKFYGENTVRIIKYPAGRLFVKNSLSVIKQEQKIKFSVSEKNNVISLKTNDLLLSINTKNGVITYTLPSGKELLKETANDFKPFNDAGTQTYSVRQDFQLEKDEPIYGLGILQNEKMSQRNTDVKMIQNNTWDFVPFFQSVKGYGIFWDNYSPTQFTDTPQKTSFSSEVGDGIDYYFIYGKNADGVVAGMRDLTGNVPMLPLWTYGYWQSKERYKSQDELTEVVKKYRDLKVPLDGIIQDWQYWGNNYQWNAMDFISPDFPDAKKMVQEIHDMNAHLSVSIWSSFGPMTRQYREMDSKGMLFNISTWPESGREVWPPDMNYPSGVRVYDAYNPEARNIYWKYLNKGIFSLGVDSWWMDSTEPDHLSQKAEDLDTKTYLGSFRKVRNAYPLMTVGGVYDHQRETTGDKRVFILTRSAFAGQQRYAANTWSGDVNSSWETLRKQVPAGLNFNLTGNPNFNSDIGGFFAGTYKRNGGSKNPMFQELYVRWLQYGTFTPMMRSHGTDVAREIYQFGNKGDIVYDAIEKFIRLRYSMLPYIYSVSHDVSKNGSSFMRALSMDFPSDRKTWDMNNEYLFGKSLLVVPVLNAQYTPEKTVKTDENEGWNKTDSNKDTSVSNIDFTQNKSVKVYIPEGADWFDFWTNEKYSGGKEIQKSVNLQTIPLYVKAGSIIPLGPDVQYATEKKWDHLTIKVYPGSDTDFIVYEDEFDNYNYEKGFYTEIPFHWNEKSKTLTIGDRKGKYKGMIETRSFNLILPDGQQKTVDYSGGKTDIHFK from the coding sequence ATGAGCTTTACAAAGATGAACACCAAAACTTCTATCATTACGGTCATCATGTTTTGCGGAATGGTAAATGTCCGTGCACAGTCTTATCAGAAAACAGAATCTGGATTGAAGTTTTCTGCTGATCATATGAATGTTGAAGTGAAATTTTATGGAGAAAATACGGTTAGGATTATTAAATATCCCGCAGGCAGATTATTTGTCAAAAATAGTTTGTCGGTCATTAAACAGGAGCAGAAAATCAAATTCTCAGTTTCAGAAAAAAATAATGTTATTTCATTAAAAACAAATGACCTCCTGCTTTCTATTAATACTAAAAATGGAGTGATCACTTATACATTACCATCCGGAAAGGAGCTTTTGAAAGAAACCGCAAATGACTTCAAGCCATTCAATGATGCCGGAACGCAGACTTATTCTGTAAGACAGGATTTTCAGCTTGAAAAAGACGAACCTATTTACGGTCTGGGAATTCTGCAAAATGAAAAAATGTCCCAGCGGAATACCGATGTAAAAATGATTCAGAATAATACCTGGGATTTTGTGCCTTTTTTCCAGTCTGTAAAAGGGTATGGCATTTTTTGGGACAACTATTCACCCACACAATTTACCGATACACCTCAGAAAACCTCTTTCTCATCTGAAGTGGGAGATGGTATAGATTATTACTTTATCTACGGTAAAAATGCAGATGGAGTAGTGGCCGGAATGCGTGATCTCACAGGAAATGTACCCATGCTTCCTTTATGGACATATGGCTACTGGCAAAGCAAAGAACGTTACAAAAGCCAGGATGAACTGACAGAGGTGGTTAAAAAATACCGCGATCTGAAAGTCCCTTTAGACGGAATTATACAGGACTGGCAATACTGGGGAAACAATTATCAGTGGAATGCCATGGACTTCATCAGTCCCGACTTTCCGGATGCTAAAAAAATGGTACAGGAGATCCATGATATGAATGCCCATCTTTCGGTTTCTATCTGGTCATCATTCGGACCAATGACCAGGCAATACCGTGAAATGGATTCAAAGGGAATGCTTTTTAATATCAGTACATGGCCTGAATCAGGCCGCGAGGTCTGGCCTCCGGATATGAATTATCCTTCCGGTGTCCGTGTTTATGATGCGTACAATCCTGAAGCCAGAAATATATACTGGAAATACCTGAACAAAGGTATTTTCAGCCTGGGAGTAGATTCCTGGTGGATGGACTCAACAGAACCTGATCATCTCAGCCAGAAAGCGGAAGACCTGGATACTAAAACCTACCTTGGCTCATTCAGAAAAGTAAGAAACGCATATCCGCTGATGACAGTAGGCGGTGTTTACGATCATCAGCGTGAAACCACCGGTGATAAAAGGGTTTTTATTTTAACAAGGTCAGCGTTTGCAGGCCAGCAGCGATATGCAGCCAACACCTGGTCCGGAGATGTCAATTCTTCCTGGGAAACATTGCGCAAACAGGTACCGGCAGGATTGAATTTCAATCTTACAGGAAATCCAAATTTCAACTCTGACATCGGCGGTTTCTTTGCTGGTACTTACAAAAGAAATGGAGGTTCAAAAAATCCAATGTTCCAGGAACTGTATGTCCGATGGTTGCAGTATGGAACCTTTACACCAATGATGCGCTCGCATGGAACCGATGTTGCGAGGGAAATTTATCAGTTTGGAAATAAAGGAGACATTGTGTATGATGCGATAGAAAAATTCATCAGACTGCGTTACAGTATGTTACCGTATATCTATTCTGTTTCCCATGATGTTTCAAAAAACGGGTCAAGCTTTATGAGAGCCCTTTCCATGGACTTTCCTTCAGACAGAAAAACGTGGGATATGAATAACGAATATCTTTTTGGAAAATCATTGCTGGTGGTGCCGGTTCTCAATGCCCAGTATACTCCTGAAAAGACAGTTAAAACCGATGAAAATGAAGGCTGGAATAAAACCGACAGCAATAAGGATACTTCGGTTTCAAATATAGATTTTACTCAAAACAAAAGCGTGAAAGTTTACATTCCGGAAGGAGCAGATTGGTTTGATTTCTGGACCAATGAAAAATACAGTGGAGGGAAAGAAATTCAGAAATCTGTTAATCTTCAGACTATTCCTTTGTATGTAAAAGCAGGAAGTATCATTCCGTTAGGCCCCGATGTACAATATGCAACGGAGAAAAAATGGGATCATCTTACCATAAAAGTTTATCCGGGAAGCGATACCGATTTCATTGTATACGAAGATGAATTCGATAACTATAATTACGAAAAAGGATTCTATACAGAAATACCTTTTCACTGGAACGAAAAATCAAAAACACTAACGATAGGTGACCGGAAAGGCAAATACAAAGGAATGATTGAGACAAGGAGTTTCAACCTGATTCTTCCTGATGGTCAGCAGAAAACAGTGGATTATTCCGGGGGAAAAACAGATATCCATTTTAAATAA
- a CDS encoding alpha/beta hydrolase-fold protein → MNKSVILALGLVLSGIFVSAQTLDQQAPQGFDVENAAVSHGKIDTIQYQSKTVGTTRRALIYTPPGFKKSEKYPVLYLLHGIGGDEKEWFNQGKPNIILDNLYAQGKLQPMIVVLPNGRAMKDDRATGNIMAPDKVEAFATFEKDLLNDLIPFVEKKYPVKKDRENRALAGLSMGGGQTQNFAFGNIDKFAWLGAFSSAPNTKEPNKLLPNPQDALKLKLIFISCGDADGLMPFSKRTSDYLRKNKIPHIFYIEPGGHDFKVWKNDLYIFSQLLFKPVDKTKFEGFTVLGTPAATNIRNAQYPQILPDGRVMFKVKAPEAQKVQIDLGKKYDLKKDADGFWTGTTDPQSGSFHYYSLLIDGVAVADPSSETFYGMGRYASGIDIPFEGDDFYALKDVPHGDIRIKNFYSKVTNSWRRIFIYTPPGYDQNPAESYPALYILHGGGEDESGWANQGKTNLILDNLIAEGKAKKMVIIMPDANIGQGGIRNFGERNLQMFEKELKESIIPFAESSYRIKKSKENRALAGLSMGGIYTLYAGIQNSDMFSGLGVFSSGYMLPMLQDVADKQYKFLNENRSAFSSSIRNFWISMGGKDDIAYENGQKMLKELDKTGIKYTYTDYPGGHTWPVWRNSLHQFAQVLFK, encoded by the coding sequence ATGAATAAATCAGTTATATTGGCTTTAGGACTTGTTTTGTCGGGAATATTTGTTTCCGCGCAAACTCTTGATCAGCAGGCGCCGCAGGGTTTCGATGTGGAAAATGCTGCTGTTTCCCACGGGAAAATTGACACGATTCAATACCAATCGAAAACCGTTGGAACAACAAGAAGAGCTTTGATTTATACACCGCCGGGATTCAAAAAAAGTGAAAAATATCCCGTTCTTTATCTTCTTCACGGAATTGGCGGGGATGAAAAAGAGTGGTTCAACCAGGGAAAACCCAATATTATTCTGGATAATCTTTATGCACAGGGAAAACTTCAGCCGATGATTGTTGTACTTCCCAATGGCCGTGCGATGAAGGATGACAGGGCGACGGGAAATATAATGGCTCCGGATAAAGTTGAAGCTTTTGCAACTTTTGAAAAAGATTTACTGAACGATCTGATTCCGTTTGTAGAGAAAAAATATCCGGTTAAAAAAGACCGTGAAAACCGTGCTTTGGCAGGACTGTCAATGGGAGGCGGACAGACACAGAATTTTGCTTTCGGAAACATTGATAAGTTTGCCTGGCTGGGTGCATTTTCTTCTGCACCCAATACAAAAGAGCCCAATAAGCTTTTACCCAATCCACAGGATGCGTTAAAACTGAAGCTGATTTTTATTTCCTGTGGCGATGCAGACGGGCTGATGCCTTTCAGCAAGAGAACCAGTGATTATCTGAGAAAAAATAAAATCCCCCATATTTTTTATATAGAACCAGGCGGCCATGATTTTAAGGTTTGGAAAAATGATTTATATATCTTTTCACAGCTGTTGTTTAAGCCTGTTGATAAAACCAAGTTTGAAGGATTTACCGTTTTGGGAACTCCTGCAGCAACCAATATCAGAAATGCCCAGTATCCTCAGATCCTTCCCGACGGAAGGGTGATGTTCAAAGTGAAGGCACCGGAAGCGCAAAAAGTTCAGATCGATTTAGGGAAAAAATATGACCTGAAAAAGGATGCTGATGGCTTCTGGACAGGTACAACTGATCCGCAAAGCGGAAGCTTCCATTATTATTCTCTGCTGATTGATGGGGTTGCGGTTGCAGACCCGTCCAGCGAAACATTCTACGGAATGGGAAGGTATGCCAGTGGAATAGATATTCCTTTCGAAGGAGATGATTTCTATGCGTTAAAAGACGTCCCTCATGGAGATATCCGTATTAAAAATTTCTATTCCAAAGTCACCAATTCCTGGAGAAGAATTTTTATTTACACGCCACCGGGTTACGACCAGAATCCTGCTGAATCTTATCCTGCACTGTATATTTTACATGGCGGAGGTGAGGATGAAAGCGGCTGGGCGAATCAGGGCAAGACCAATCTGATTCTGGACAATCTGATTGCAGAAGGAAAGGCAAAAAAAATGGTCATCATTATGCCGGATGCGAATATCGGGCAGGGCGGAATCCGGAACTTTGGAGAGCGCAATCTTCAGATGTTTGAAAAAGAGCTGAAAGAATCCATCATTCCATTTGCAGAATCCAGTTACAGGATAAAAAAAAGTAAAGAAAACCGTGCATTGGCAGGACTTTCCATGGGTGGAATTTATACGCTGTATGCCGGAATTCAGAATTCAGATATGTTTTCCGGTTTGGGAGTTTTCAGCTCAGGATATATGTTGCCGATGCTTCAGGATGTTGCCGATAAACAGTACAAATTTTTAAATGAAAATAGATCTGCTTTTTCATCCAGTATCAGAAATTTCTGGATTTCAATGGGTGGAAAAGATGATATTGCTTATGAAAACGGTCAGAAAATGCTGAAAGAACTGGATAAAACCGGAATTAAGTATACGTACACAGATTATCCTGGAGGCCACACATGGCCGGTTTGGAGAAATAGTCTGCATCAGTTTGCCCAAGTACTTTTTAAATAA
- a CDS encoding glycoside hydrolase family 43 protein, with translation MKIKKSYIVSLLGFIGLNLLSAQVNPSGKQSTAFTNPIIWADAPDLSITRNGNDFYLISTTMHLMPGAPVMHSRDLVHWEMSGYVFDTLNDNSKYDLLNGTVYGRGQWASSIRYHKGKYYVLFSPNDEPFKSYFYVTDHPEKGKWKLITRTRHFHDASLFFDDDRIYVFTSNKVFELSPDFKEVIGNPDGTEVFQKDASETGLLEGNQIIKRNGKYYMMMISWPRNGKRRQVVYRADKVTGPYEKKVILEDNFLGFSYAGQGALIDDKNGNWYSLIFQDRNGVGRVPLLLPVQWENDWPVLGDNGKVPLKGEVSLPPFKAKNHLVESDEFSDKTMKIQWQWNHNPVNEAWSLSERKGFLRLKTSRVVDNLYAAPNTLTQRMEGPISSAVVAMDLKGMKDGDVAGFSAFNGDSGILSVVKEGEEKFIVFSTNEVSLDNKNKSHYRG, from the coding sequence TTGAAAATCAAAAAATCTTATATAGTTTCTTTATTGGGATTTATCGGGCTGAATCTTCTTTCAGCCCAGGTAAATCCTTCCGGAAAACAGAGTACCGCATTTACCAATCCCATCATCTGGGCAGATGCACCGGATTTATCCATTACCAGAAACGGAAATGATTTTTACCTGATCAGTACCACTATGCATCTGATGCCCGGAGCTCCGGTAATGCATTCCAGAGATCTGGTACATTGGGAAATGTCCGGGTATGTTTTTGACACTTTAAATGACAACTCAAAATATGATTTATTGAACGGAACCGTTTACGGCAGGGGCCAATGGGCTTCATCAATTCGCTACCATAAAGGGAAATATTATGTTTTGTTTTCTCCGAATGATGAACCTTTTAAATCCTATTTCTATGTGACTGATCATCCCGAAAAAGGAAAATGGAAACTCATCACCAGAACACGGCATTTTCATGATGCGTCTTTATTTTTTGATGATGACAGGATATACGTTTTTACTTCCAACAAAGTTTTTGAACTGAGTCCTGATTTTAAAGAAGTGATCGGAAATCCGGATGGAACTGAGGTATTTCAGAAAGATGCTTCGGAAACCGGACTTCTGGAAGGTAATCAGATCATCAAAAGAAACGGAAAATATTATATGATGATGATATCATGGCCAAGAAACGGAAAACGCCGTCAGGTAGTCTACAGGGCAGATAAAGTGACAGGTCCTTACGAGAAAAAAGTAATTCTGGAAGATAATTTTTTAGGATTTTCCTATGCAGGTCAGGGCGCTTTGATAGATGATAAAAACGGAAACTGGTATTCCCTTATTTTCCAGGACAGAAACGGAGTGGGACGCGTTCCGCTGCTTCTGCCTGTACAATGGGAAAATGACTGGCCGGTACTGGGGGATAACGGAAAAGTTCCTTTGAAAGGAGAAGTTTCGCTTCCGCCGTTCAAAGCAAAAAATCATCTGGTGGAAAGCGATGAGTTCTCTGATAAAACAATGAAAATCCAGTGGCAATGGAATCATAATCCGGTGAATGAAGCATGGTCTTTATCTGAAAGAAAAGGCTTTCTGAGACTGAAAACCAGCAGAGTGGTAGACAATCTGTACGCGGCTCCCAACACTTTGACCCAGAGAATGGAGGGTCCGATTTCTTCAGCAGTTGTCGCCATGGACCTTAAAGGAATGAAAGATGGAGATGTAGCAGGTTTCAGTGCCTTCAACGGGGATTCCGGGATTTTGTCAGTAGTAAAGGAAGGTGAAGAAAAATTCATTGTTTTTTCAACCAACGAAGTGAGCCTGGATAATAAAAACAAAAGCCATTACAGGGGTTAA